In the Ranitomeya imitator isolate aRanImi1 chromosome 2, aRanImi1.pri, whole genome shotgun sequence genome, tgatCCGGCTAAATTACGAATACTACATACGTACGCACACGTTCAGTTTTGCTGAAACTCGCAATCTGCCAAATTTTTCAATGAATCTTTATcatccagttttttttttcatcctaAAAGACAGGTACTGTAAAAATTgcttctttatttttttacttcacaaattttatgtgtgaaaaaaaaaacatgtttccaGTTCTGTCAATCTATTTCTGAACACTGGAGAAAATGAGGAGagctttaaatatttttttttccattgatggaAATGCTGCTCTGAATGGAAAGAAGACAGAAAtgtacacatgcagaataaaggaaACACTTGTGCGCTCCTGTGCTGGACGTAAAAATGTAACTGAAAATTCCACAAAAACTTAATTGAATTCTGTGGAAGTTATGGAAATTGTAATTCCCACAGGCTTCAGTAAAGATAAATAAAGCTATTTTTAGTGGCAATCTATAGTTACACTGAACTAGGCCTGATAGTTCACTTTTATAAAGGGATTGCATAAATTCCAAAAACATGACTACTTTGTTCCAAAAACCGTTCCACACCTGCCCACAGTGTTTTTTGTGCTTTTGCAGCTCAACCTTTTCAATTCACTTCAATATTGAAATCACAAGATTTCTTTTAAGAAATAAAACTTCATGGAGACAGTATTTAATATCCATTCTTTATTTGCATGCCATGATAATGTTTACTATTACATTTAGGGTTTTGCATGCCAACTCCAGGACCGGAACTGACAGAAAAAAAATTCTATACTTGAAAGATTGACACCTTTTCTGTGTTTTAGAGACACTCTTATTTTAGCATggaaatactgatcaaataatgATCACAAATACTGATGTCTGATTACAGTCTCATGGACATATTTTAAACTTTATAAACTTTGAAATAGTTCTTCTCAGcctcctgcaaaaaaaaataaaaaatacaaaatatataaaatggTTAGAAAAGTCTGGACATCTAAAATATTACCAAACTAAATCACCTACAATTTAGAACATAGACTAGTCATCCTTTGATTACTCATATAATTCTCTCATTACACAAACTCATTCCTTTAGATTTAATATACTGTAATTGACTGCACTTTAGGATCTCTAGGAGTTTTGATCTTCAagactatatattatatatatatatataagtaaataaaaaaaggaaaatagcacaaaaattaaagaaaaatgggctttaatgcctgaacggcataTATACATACAAACAGTATATATGCAATaattaaatatatgtatatatatgtaccatTTTGAATACATACTCTGTATGACAGCATCAAATCTTTATTGCTTTTATGAGCAAAAATGTACTTCATGtttcttaatgttttttttttaattctttgttgtGACTTTATTAAATTATCCTTAAATTATTTTTAAAAGTTTTATGTATTCTTTTAAACCTATACCTATTTGATGTTTACTATCATACGACATAATTTCATGCCTTTCCATAGCAACATGAACAGGCACGTGTTAAAGCACACCAAAAGTAAGCACTAACATGCCTTTAGAAGCATCGAATTGTCTCCAGAATGATTTCAGACAAGACTTGACGGTTTCACTGAAAATCGTTAAAAGGACACTGTCAGCACAGGATAACTGCTCAAACTGTTCAAGTCCCGCCGCTCAGTGATTCTTGGAGGAGCCAGTCATTTATACacgccttcccacctgcttgttttccctcaatctccaTCTCCCTCTTCTTTGGTTGAAAACGCCGGCTTTatagaaaccaagcaggtgggagaaTATATTTAAATGATTGGCTCCGCCATGAAGCACTCGGCACCTGTACTTGGATTGAACAGTCAAAacatgctgacagagtccctttaaaatgaaCAAATATCACAAAAAAAGTTCCAAAAGGGAGTAACAAAAGAACCAGTACTCACTGATCTCTATAGGCCACTGTTTATTTAATAGCGATTATATGCCATCTTCCCATGTGACAGCTGCAACCAGTGATTGCAGCAGTCAAGCGGGCAGATGACACATAATTGCTGTAGGGATGTAAATACAAATCAGTGGGGATAACCAAAGTTTTTATCAGGTAAGCATTGATCCTTTCTTTTCTTAGCAAAtcaaatgagatttttttttgtaatgttGGGATACTCCTCTAATTGCCAAGAACTTTCTCTCATCTACAAAGCTGCAGTGAGGAGGCAGCTTTGTACTACAGTCACTTTTCACTAATCAAATGGGCTCAGTGTCGGCATAATTACTCTGATTCATTAGTAAGTCAAAGTTTGGCAAATATCTCACACCCTTGATGCTCTATTATAACATTTAATAGGGAAATTTGAAACTCACAGAATAACAAGAGTCAAAACTTACTTTAGCCTTTGTGTCCTCCCGGCTTGCCTCCACCATGGTTAGCTGCGTGGGTTGGTCTGCTTGCCCCACTTTCATGTGTGTGAGCTGAGTGTGTATGATCTCCATGTGGAGCTCCAGTAGGGCGATTCTCATGACCTTTCAGATGTCTTTTGGGTCTAGGTTTAGGACCCTAAAATAGATGTTAGCacagataaataaatatatatggcaCATCATGTATGTGCAGAACTACAGGTGGCCAAAAATATATTCGAGTGAAATTGAATCCTACTGAAATATTTAAATAATCCATATTCGTGTAAATGTTAAACTGCAGTGGGCCAGAAGCTGCAAACATAACAAAAATTGTATAGTATGCATAACACTCCCTTCTCCAGCCTTCCACTCTTCACCACCACACATCCGGTCTTCATCACATCTTCTTATCACCACTTTAAGGTCTATTCACACTAGGTTGGGACTTCTAGCTCTGATGAAGCCCAAAAGTTCTGGCCTAGCGCAATGAGAAGATTCAGCGCTCGTGGCAATGACAAGGAGATGCTGTGGGACTGGGCACGTGACAGTCAGGAGCGTATGAGCCAAGAGGTGAGCAGTATGTTGAGCATAAGTATTAAGGAACCGTAAGAAGTTTGTGGAGAATAATACATTTGTGGAGAAAGTAATAAGCTTGCAGCCTAATACTGTTTTATCATCCAAATTGGTAATTTATATTTTTATGTAGCAATTAGAACAAATGTTCTGTAAGTGTAAGCATATCTAATTACAATTATACATGAATGACAATCTCCTTCTAAGCTGTAATGAATTGATTTTCACTCAAATGTTCCAAAAATAGGTGCAATCAGAACACAGAATAATATGAATCATAGACATTATAGATCAAATAGTGTACTACTTACCTGTTCAGGTTTGGCTTGTGATATAGGTTCAGCTGGTGGCTTGCCGGAGGGTGGTGGACCTCCTGCAGGTTTAGAACCATTGCTTTGTGGAGGATTGCCAGTCTTGGGTGGTGCTGAATGAAATGCATCTGGAACTTGTCTACGGTACCTTGGCTGACCATTGAAACCTTCTGGATGAGGTGGTCTGGAAGAGTTATCATGTGGGGGAAGTCCTGTTACATTGTGATGGTCATGGTCAAATTGTTGGTCACTACCAgtgggtggtggacctgaaggtttaGGACCAAGTGGACCCCCAGGACCTTTAGGACCTCCAGGACCTCCAGGGCCTCCAGGGCCTCCAGGACCTCCAGGGCGAATGTCTATTACAAAGAACAATATTAACAAACTCAATAAACAATATGGGGTTACATGGAATTGCAACAACTCTGTAATATAGAGTCCTATGATATATTTTTCCAAAGTATGGCACTTTTTTAATTTAATGCAAAGCCAGACGGTCATAGAGCATGGCTCCATATCCTTCAGTGGTTGTATGGGTGCTGTGGTATAGCTCTGTATATTATTAACCTCATTATTAAATTCTGCATAGATAATACCATCATACTGTAATTAATTTTCAAGTCAATGCAAAACTATGTATAACGCTTCCTAAAAAACTTTATTTCATTAGCCATAGCATATTTAAATCTGGTCAGTActggtcagtagtgatgagcgagcatgctcgggtgttctccgattatattgggcgtgctcgtagattatgtttgagtccccgcagctgcatgatttgctgctgttagacagcctgaatgtATGtgcggattccctaacaaacaggcaatctgtgcatgcgttcaggttgtctaacagccgcaaatcatgcagctgctgggacacaaacataatctacgagcatgcccaagatactctgataacacccgagcatgctcggaaatctcgagtaacgagcacacttgctcatcactagtggtcagtTTTAGATCTTTTAAATATGGCTATTTTGCTTCTCGGTTTTGTTGACATGCCATAAGATTCCGTATATGATACTTCTAGATGCGAATAAATTCTCATCTACAATACGGCACCAAACAGAGTCTGTACAAAAAAACATAGCTGCAATGCAACTTTATACTAGAAAGCCATATGGTCTCTGTGTACATGCCTACAGACATACTCCTCATGAAAATAATTTGATGGAAAACAGATCAACCTATAGAAGAACATCCATTCATACACTCAAGTGAAAATATTCTCACCAGGTTTGCCAGCTGGACCAGCGAGTGCATGAGCCACCAGGGCTAGGAAAATGAGGTACTTCATGGCAGCAGAAAGCTTCTCAGTGCACTTCGCCGAGAAGAGAGGACCAAGAGTCGCTTGGGATGACAACAGACTCTCGCCCTGTATTTAAGGTCCTTTTGCTGCTCCTCCCTTTGTAAATAGGGT is a window encoding:
- the LOC138667799 gene encoding proline-rich protein 2-like, whose amino-acid sequence is MKYLIFLALVAHALAGPAGKPDIRPGGPGGPGGPGGPGGPKGPGGPLGPKPSGPPPTGSDQQFDHDHHNVTGLPPHDNSSRPPHPEGFNGQPRYRRQVPDAFHSAPPKTGNPPQSNGSKPAGGPPPSGKPPAEPISQAKPEQGPKPRPKRHLKGHENRPTGAPHGDHTHSAHTHESGASRPTHAANHGGGKPGGHKG